One Actinomycetota bacterium DNA segment encodes these proteins:
- a CDS encoding SDR family oxidoreductase yields MFDLTGRVAVVSGAGRGIGKAIALALARAGADVAVFSRTEEQFRATAADIEELGRRSLGMRVDVSKADDVKAMVDAVMEAFGRIDILVNNAGLNPMYCRVEQVDEDDYDMVMDVNVKGVFLCSKFVVPVMKEQGKGCIINVASAAGHVALYKCGPYSASKGAVVQLTKTMAVELAPFNIRVNALCPGFATTDMTDELLQSPREGERILSHIPMGRVAEPEEMAPAAVFMASDGASYMTGSSLIVDGGWTSW; encoded by the coding sequence ATGTTCGATCTCACTGGCAGGGTGGCCGTGGTCAGCGGGGCGGGCCGCGGTATTGGCAAGGCCATCGCCCTGGCGCTGGCGCGTGCCGGGGCGGATGTGGCGGTGTTCTCGCGCACCGAGGAACAGTTCCGCGCCACCGCCGCGGACATCGAGGAGCTGGGTCGACGTTCCCTGGGAATGCGGGTGGACGTGAGCAAGGCCGACGACGTCAAGGCCATGGTGGATGCGGTGATGGAGGCTTTCGGGCGCATCGACATCCTGGTCAACAACGCGGGCCTCAACCCCATGTACTGCCGCGTGGAGCAGGTCGACGAGGATGACTACGACATGGTCATGGACGTCAACGTCAAGGGGGTCTTCCTCTGCTCCAAGTTCGTCGTCCCGGTCATGAAGGAACAGGGCAAGGGATGCATCATCAACGTCGCTTCCGCTGCGGGGCACGTGGCGCTGTACAAATGCGGCCCTTATTCCGCCAGCAAGGGCGCGGTGGTGCAGCTCACCAAGACCATGGCCGTGGAACTGGCGCCCTTCAATATTAGGGTCAACGCCCTCTGCCCCGGTTTCGCGACCACGGACATGACCGACGAGCTGCTGCAAAGCCCCCGGGAGGGCGAGCGCATCCTCTCGCATATCCCCATGGGAAGGGTGGCCGAGCCGGAGGAGATGGCCCCCGCGGCCGTCTTCATGGCCTCGGACGGGGCCTCGTACATGACCGGATCGTCGCTTATCGTGGACGGCGGCTGGACCAGCTGGTAA
- a CDS encoding DUF362 domain-containing protein, with amino-acid sequence MSEVFFANTRCKPHRGMVQKLGELAEKVGLSEVVKRRDMVAIKTHFGEAGGTAFVPVMYLRRLVEVVKEAGGKPFVTDAGTLYVGSRSNAINHLLSAAGHGFTQETLGAPIIIADGLKGHDFVEIEVDGEMFSRVKIASAAVHADALVVVSHMTGHELTGFGCAIKNVGMGLGSRGGKQQMHSDLKPEVNAERCTACAKCLRWCPAGAISLKGKGKEKKASIDHDLCIGCGECTVMCFEGAIAMRLNTALDVAQRKIVDYTMGVLKDKEGKCAFFNFLLRITPACDCWDFSDAPVVEDIGILASRDIVAVEQASLDLMNERAGRDVIGGIYDAMDWTEQLEYAAKMGLGSRDYELVSIDEG; translated from the coding sequence TTGTCCGAGGTATTTTTCGCGAACACGCGTTGTAAACCCCACCGCGGCATGGTGCAGAAGCTTGGGGAGCTGGCGGAAAAGGTCGGCCTCTCAGAGGTGGTTAAGCGCAGGGACATGGTCGCCATCAAGACCCACTTCGGCGAGGCAGGGGGCACGGCCTTCGTCCCAGTGATGTACCTGCGGCGCCTGGTGGAGGTGGTGAAGGAAGCCGGTGGCAAGCCCTTCGTCACCGATGCGGGAACGCTTTACGTAGGCAGCAGGTCAAACGCCATCAACCACCTCCTGAGTGCTGCGGGCCACGGTTTCACGCAGGAGACGTTGGGGGCCCCCATCATCATCGCCGACGGACTCAAGGGACACGATTTCGTGGAGATCGAGGTCGATGGCGAGATGTTCTCCCGGGTGAAGATAGCCTCGGCGGCGGTCCATGCCGATGCCCTGGTTGTGGTGTCCCACATGACCGGCCACGAGCTCACCGGATTCGGTTGCGCCATCAAGAACGTGGGCATGGGGCTGGGCAGCCGGGGCGGCAAGCAGCAGATGCATTCTGACCTCAAGCCCGAGGTCAACGCGGAGAGGTGCACCGCTTGCGCCAAGTGTTTACGCTGGTGTCCCGCCGGTGCCATCTCGCTCAAGGGCAAGGGTAAGGAGAAGAAGGCCTCAATAGACCATGATCTGTGCATAGGCTGCGGCGAGTGCACGGTGATGTGTTTCGAGGGGGCCATCGCCATGCGTTTAAACACCGCGCTGGACGTGGCCCAGCGCAAGATCGTCGATTATACGATGGGCGTGCTGAAGGATAAGGAGGGGAAGTGCGCGTTCTTCAACTTCCTGCTGCGCATCACCCCCGCCTGCGACTGCTGGGACTTCAGCGACGCCCCCGTGGTGGAGGACATCGGCATCCTCGCCAGCCGGGACATCGTGGCTGTCGAACAGGCGAGCCTGGACCTCATGAACGAAAGAGCGGGCAGGGACGTCATCGGCGGGATATATGACGCCATGGACTGGACCGAGCAGCTGGAGTACGCCGCGAAGATGGGGCTGGGCAGCCGGGACTACGAACTCGTCTCCATAGACGAGGGGTAA